CCCTGGACCTGAGTCCCTCTGAGAAGAGCAACATCCTGGAAGCCTGGAGTGAAGGGGTTGCCCTTCTGCAAGACGTGCAAGCTGACCAGTCATCCCTGCCCAGTCTAGGTAGTAAGGGTGAGGGCTGAGGGAGAAGTGGGGCCTGTGGGGGCCTTTGAGCTCAGTGGGCTTTTGCCCCCTCAGAGTCAGGCCAGGATGGCCAGCCAGACCCCATCTCCAACCCGGATCCTGCCAGAATGCCAGCAGAGATTGTGGTCCTTTTGGACTCTGAGGACAACCCATCCCTCCCTAAGAGGCTCCGGCCCAGAGGACTCCGCCCCCTTGAGCTGCCTGGTCAGTCAACAGGGAAGCTTTGGCTTAGTGGGACATCCTGTGCtaaggggctgggctgggcaggtGTTCTCAGGAACCTGAGGTTAAAGAGCAGTACAGTGGCCTTAAAGTGCTAAAGTTTTTTCTTTTGCAGTTGCCCCTGTCATAGAGCAAGGAAATAAAAGGCCCCGTGGTCAGAGATGGAAAGAGTCCCCTGAGGAGGAGCCTgctagaaagaagaaaagcaggcACATGACCAAAAGCCTGGACCCTGACCCAGGTGAGGGGACTCGGGTGCTGAGCCTGGCTGGAACACTGGAGCATGCAGTCCAGAGAAAGTGCACATCAGAGAGCCGCTACATGAACTCAGCTTGGAGCTTAGGGCTTGAGCCTTTGGGGGTCTATGCTCTTCTACTCACACCTGTGCATGGCCTTCTTCCAGACCCCCCGTCTCCTGAGTCACCCACAGAGCCCTTCGCAGCACCAGCTGAAGTCCGACACTTCACCGACGGCAGCTTCCCTCCTGGCTTCGTCCTGCAGCTCTTCTCCCACACACAGCTCAGGACCACTGACAGCAAGGGCTCCTCTAAAGACGGCAGAACAGCAGAGGGCCTGCCCCAGCCACAAAGTCCCTCTTCAGGTGAGCCCTCCTGGGGGCGGCTGGTAAGGAAAGCCGAGTCCCTGGATCACAGCCAGACCCAAATAGAGGTGCCGGATGTTTAGGCCAAGGACAGGGGTTTGAATGTTGAGGAAGCTGGTCTATAAGCAAGCATCTCTGGCGGTGGTCATTAAGTTTTGCTAGGGCTCCCAAAGCTAGGTGCTCAGCTTAGAACATGAGGCGGCTTCCAGCTGCAGCCCTGGAAGGACTTACCTCACCGTGGTGATACAGGGGCCCAGGTGAGGTAAGTACTCAACTATTTAAACAGCTGTGGGGACCATGGGCCAGTAATGAGCATAAAAAGGATATTCCGTAGTACAAGTGAATTTCCGTTGACAGCTGGTGTTTGTGTTTATAACTTGTCCTACTGACTGAGAAACTCTTGAATATAATTCATTTGATCCTtataaaaatatcttataaaCCAACATAATCCAACACTTGAAAGTCTGAGACAGCTTTGCCACAGGTTGGAAGTAGAgtaggctacagagtgaaaaccaatcttaaaaaaccaaaacccaaaaaaagctCCTTACATGAGCTAGACATGGAGACCAGGGAGATAGATGGCTCATCAGGTgcaggtacttgctgccaaggctgatgaCTTGCCTTCAGTCCCCAGCCttcatgtggtagaaggagagaatggactatcaaaagatgtcctctgactGACCTCACGGGTGTGCCACGGCCCACATGCTCCCCTCCCCAAATACATTAACACAAACAAGCGCACACATATTatgatgcttttgttttcttttctttttcttttttgttttttttttttgtttgtttgtttgtttgtttgttgtttttttgggtttttttggagttttgagaaaggatctcactatataactttgactgccctgaaactcatgttgtagaccaaactggcttcAGTCCACTTGagacctccctgcctctgcctcctgagtgctgggattaaaggcatttgatACCCTGTCCaactctttaattaatttagttttattttataaacttattaaaagatttatttatttatttatttatttattggttttttttcaagacagggtttctctatgtagccctggctgtcctggaactcactctgtagaccaggctggccttgaactcagaaatccgcctacctctgcctcccaagtgctgagattaaaggcgtgtgccaccaccaccctgcaaaagatttatttttataaccaggtagtggtggcacatgcttaatCTCAGCACCCCAGAGGCAGAACAGGTGTctctccgtgagttcaaggccagcctactctaaAGAGCtggttctagaacagccaaggctatacaaagaaaccctgctcaatgatttttttaattatattttaaattatggcaAGAGTTTGTGTGTGGATAAGTGCATGAGAGTGCCGGTCCCCGAGGAGGTATTGGAGGCTGGAGGTGCAGGATGCTTGGGAGATGGAATTACAGATGTCTGTGAACCTCCAGTGTACATAACGAGAATCAAACTCATGTACacttttaaacactgagccatctctacagctccaGGGTCTTTTTGCTAACCTATAAGTCCTGTTACCACAGTAGGGCAATCAAGACTGCTATGTCCTCcagggagcagaggctgaagctgGATCCTCACATTGTCTTGTTGAATTCATATTACAACATTTCAGGATAAGCAACTTGTGAATGAAGGATTGGTTGTTGCCAGGGAGCGCTTAGACCCTCATCCCACAAAGTTAGAAATGTGACATTAATGTGCTTTTGGTGCTGGGGCAAGTAAGACAGCTAATAGGCAACTGCAGGCCCCAGACATGGGGCTTGCAAAGAGGAGTTAAGCTTTTGGTATGGATGCAAGCGAACGTCATTTCCCTTGCAGGTCCCCAGTAGTACCCACTTTTACTAGTTTGGTCATGTCTTTCCTCCTTATCAGAAGTCTAAAAAGGAGTGCACTACGTGCCTCTGTTTACCTGACTGGTCTTCACCCTTAGACAGGCCTCACTCATGTACTTGGATCAGGTTTAATGCTTTCAGGATTCAACCTGAGTCATTCCAGTGTTACTTCCTGGGCAGGCATAGCCTCCTCGGACTTGTGTGCTTCTGGGCCTTGATCAGCCTGGGATCTTCTGCCTTCACGTAATTCCCTCATCTTGAGTCTTGGGTGTCCTGTGACCAAACTACCTTGGGTGGTGAGGTGACACAAACTGGAAGGGTCAGGGGACTACAAGTGGTGGCAAAGGGAAAGAATGGGACTGAGGGGGTAGAAGTGTGTCCTGGTATTACCATGATATATGGAGCCTTGTCAGGGCAAAGCCTTTGATAGATAGTTTCTTGTTCTGGGAACCCAGAGGTTTGACAGGACCAAGGTATACAGCTTCCATGTAAGTAAAGTTCCTACCCCGCAAAGAGGAAAGGAGTAAAAATCCTAGATATAGAAATGAGAGAAGCTCACTATTGAGGCTTGCTGATCTAATGGATGTGCATATGAGGCTGCCTGGGAAATTTCTGGAACTTTCCAAGAACCTTGTTTGCAACATGGGGATAAAGGAGTTTACAAAGCAGTAAAGAAAGTAAACTGATCTGTCCGCAAGTCCTTTCAGGGAAGAGGGGTGGTAAAGGGTTTTTACTCTGTTGACCCAGTTTGCATGAAACACAGGCTGGGTAGTGTCTTtgctcagcttcccaagtgctaagatacAGTTGTAGCCACTGTAGgatacctggctttttttttttttttttttttttttttttttttttttttttttaattgggtcttctatagcccaggctggctttaaactatGTAACCAAGACTGGTattgaattcttgatcctcctgtctccactttccaAGTGCTAACTCAGGAAGCTGGTCCCCACAGCCACAGGCAAGCTTTCTCCAGGCTGAGCTGAGCAGAGAGTGCAGTGAGAAAGTGAGTGCCTCCGCAGGAAGCCTGAGCCTCAGAAGGCTCCCTGCTTTGTCGCGCTGTCTGTCCTCAGCACCT
This portion of the Apodemus sylvaticus chromosome 1, mApoSyl1.1, whole genome shotgun sequence genome encodes:
- the Spindoc gene encoding spindlin interactor and repressor of chromatin-binding protein isoform X2, which translates into the protein MALRAEGAASLDCFEVTLKCEDGDDDEEAVVVAVIPRPEPMLRVTQQEKTPPPRPNLLEAGIDGYEELKQQVSWEQEFLVGNSPGGSGRALCMVCGAEIRCPSADTARTHILEQHPHTLDLSPSEKSNILEAWSEGVALLQDVQADQSSLPSLESGQDGQPDPISNPDPARMPAEIVVLLDSEDNPSLPKRLRPRGLRPLELPVAPVIEQGNKRPRGQRWKESPEEEPARKKKSRHMTKSLDPDPDPPSPESPTEPFAAPAEVRHFTDGSFPPGFVLQLFSHTQLRTTDSKGSSKDGRTAEGLPQPQSPSSGYPCSDGGTTSRQPLTGLVQAPPGQQAGGTR
- the Spindoc gene encoding spindlin interactor and repressor of chromatin-binding protein isoform X1 — protein: MALRAEGAASLDCFEVTLKCEDGDDDEEAVVVAVIPRPEPMLRVTQQEKTPPPRPNLLEAGIDGYEELKQQVSWEQEFLVGNSPGGSGRALCMVCGAEIRCPSADTARTHILEQHPHTLDLSPSEKSNILEAWSEGVALLQDVQADQSSLPSLESGQDGQPDPISNPDPARMPAEIVVLLDSEDNPSLPKRLRPRGLRPLELPVAPVIEQGNKRPRGQRWKESPEEEPARKKKSRHMTKSLDPDPDPPSPESPTEPFAAPAEVRHFTDGSFPPGFVLQLFSHTQLRTTDSKGSSKDGRTAEGLPQPQSPSSASPPGLRGTLDLQVIRVRMEEPPAVSLLQDWSKHPQGSKRVGPGDNPDWPTVLSESSATVKGQPEAGSRV